The proteins below are encoded in one region of Fibrella aestuarina BUZ 2:
- a CDS encoding RagB/SusD family nutrient uptake outer membrane protein: MKTIFSKFTLLASTLALCLLAVTSCREYLEVQPKSQISLDDAFSNLPNATNAVLGVYDELMGDNGYGIRINMYYPYDSDEIIVSGNLDNGRRGIGRYQLLLTNTEIRNPFLQLYRGVEKANLCIEQLPKMALYTNGTDAEKKELRRLHGEALTLRAQFYFELMRNWGDVPAPMQPSYTQANLFIPQSNRDDTYAKLIDDLKTATDLVPWRSEVAVRNERITKGAVKALRAKMALFRGGYALRSSGQMERNADYLTYYKIARDECADLMAKRGEHTLNPSYEDIWRKVTSFQYDPAGEIIFEAGAGGANSTSDSRMGNYNGPVVNASSRYGTGGGGLVVLPNYFYAFDSTDVRRDVTVTLYSVAATNIKAPRRLGELTDGKFRKDWRVPLLPGTALNPGYNWPFIRFADVLLMFAEAENELTGPTPAAIAAFEEVRKRAFPKGSAAVGTTPATKAAFFDALVNERYLEFGSEGIRKFDLIRWNLLAQKIAETRQKLIQLRDATGPYANVPRYLFWKNNGEEIQWGNSFYKPTALTTAPTGFTRLDWRQHLTTNIIDGLQLDAAIARFFVAGKSELFPFDQATVDAYQGKIKQNPGY; this comes from the coding sequence TGCCCAACGCCACCAACGCCGTACTGGGCGTGTATGACGAGTTGATGGGCGACAACGGTTACGGCATCCGTATCAACATGTACTACCCCTACGACTCCGACGAGATCATCGTATCGGGTAACCTCGACAACGGGCGCCGGGGCATTGGCCGCTACCAGTTGCTGCTCACCAACACCGAGATTCGGAACCCCTTCCTGCAACTGTACCGGGGCGTCGAAAAAGCCAACCTCTGTATCGAGCAGTTGCCGAAGATGGCGCTCTACACCAACGGAACCGACGCCGAAAAGAAAGAGCTGCGGCGGCTGCACGGTGAAGCCCTGACCCTACGGGCGCAGTTTTATTTCGAACTGATGCGCAACTGGGGCGACGTACCGGCACCCATGCAGCCGTCCTACACGCAGGCCAATCTGTTTATTCCGCAAAGCAACCGCGACGACACCTACGCCAAGCTGATCGACGACCTGAAAACCGCCACCGACCTGGTGCCCTGGCGCTCGGAAGTGGCCGTGCGCAACGAACGCATCACGAAAGGAGCCGTGAAAGCCCTGCGGGCGAAGATGGCGCTCTTCCGGGGTGGCTACGCCCTGCGCAGCAGCGGGCAGATGGAGCGCAACGCCGATTACCTGACCTACTACAAAATTGCCCGCGACGAGTGCGCCGACCTGATGGCCAAGCGGGGCGAGCACACCCTCAACCCCAGCTACGAAGACATCTGGCGCAAGGTGACGTCGTTTCAGTACGACCCGGCGGGCGAGATCATCTTTGAAGCGGGGGCCGGGGGCGCCAACTCGACCTCCGACAGCCGGATGGGCAACTACAACGGGCCGGTGGTCAACGCGTCGTCGCGCTACGGCACGGGCGGCGGTGGCCTGGTAGTGCTGCCCAATTACTTCTACGCCTTCGATTCGACGGACGTTCGGCGCGACGTAACGGTGACGCTTTACTCGGTGGCCGCGACCAACATCAAAGCCCCCCGCCGCCTGGGTGAGCTGACCGACGGCAAATTCCGTAAAGACTGGCGGGTGCCCCTCCTGCCCGGCACCGCCCTGAACCCCGGCTACAACTGGCCGTTTATCCGGTTTGCCGATGTGCTGCTGATGTTTGCCGAAGCCGAAAACGAACTGACCGGCCCCACCCCGGCGGCCATCGCGGCCTTCGAGGAAGTACGGAAACGGGCCTTCCCGAAAGGATCGGCGGCCGTGGGCACCACCCCGGCCACGAAAGCGGCCTTCTTCGACGCGCTTGTCAACGAGCGCTACCTGGAGTTTGGCTCCGAAGGCATCCGCAAGTTCGACCTGATCCGGTGGAATCTGCTGGCGCAGAAAATCGCCGAAACCCGCCAGAAACTAATTCAGCTTCGGGATGCTACCGGCCCCTACGCCAACGTACCCCGCTACCTGTTCTGGAAAAATAACGGCGAGGAAATCCAGTGGGGCAACTCGTTCTACAAACCAACGGCGCTTACCACGGCACCCACCGGCTTCACCCGCCTCGACTGGCGGCAGCACCTGACCACCAACATCATCGACGGGCTACAACTCGACGCCGCCATTGCCCGTTTCTTCGTAGCGGGTAAAAGCGAACTCTTCCCCTTCGATCAGGCCACCGTCGACGCCTATCAGGGCAAAATCAAGCAGAACCCGGGGTATTAA
- a CDS encoding pectate lyase, whose translation MDNLLDAAKNPPAGSLRWAIEQPGTRTVVFAVSGTIALAAPLRIRQGDLTIAGQTAPGDGICLKDYVTNVEASNVIIRYLRFRCGNEKLTSDAQDALNCVRQHDVIIDHCSMSWSVDEVGSFYDNQRFTLQWCLLSESLYAAGHKKGDHGFGGIWGGQGVSFHHNLLASHTSRNPRFCGSRYTRRPDDEQVDFRNNVVFNWGFQSIYGGEGGNQNVVNNYFKPGPATKKGAVQYRIMELTAIYYDATVRPDTLGAGRFYVAGNVVEGFPAATNDNWGVGVQTKDLTAKAHAKAEQAFVVAPVNTQSANDAYESVLQQAGARLPRTDAVDARILAQVRSGQCTVGGKWGANTGIIDAATQVGGWPILNTGTVPPDTDKDGMPDTWETAHHLNPNNPTDGAQIAKGSAYTNLELYLNSL comes from the coding sequence GTGGATAACCTGCTCGATGCCGCGAAAAACCCGCCCGCAGGTTCGTTGCGCTGGGCCATTGAGCAGCCGGGTACGCGCACCGTCGTGTTTGCCGTATCGGGCACGATTGCGCTGGCGGCCCCACTGCGCATTCGGCAGGGCGACCTGACCATTGCGGGCCAAACGGCGCCCGGCGACGGCATCTGCCTTAAAGATTACGTGACGAACGTCGAAGCGTCCAACGTCATTATCCGCTACCTGCGGTTTCGGTGCGGCAACGAAAAACTAACCAGCGACGCCCAGGATGCCCTCAACTGCGTGCGGCAGCACGACGTCATCATCGACCATTGCTCCATGAGCTGGTCAGTCGATGAAGTGGGCTCGTTTTATGATAATCAGCGCTTTACACTCCAGTGGTGCCTCCTGAGCGAGAGCCTCTACGCCGCCGGACACAAAAAAGGGGATCACGGTTTCGGCGGGATCTGGGGCGGGCAGGGCGTATCGTTCCACCACAACCTGCTGGCAAGCCATACCAGCCGCAACCCGCGTTTCTGTGGTTCACGCTACACCCGCCGCCCCGACGACGAACAGGTCGATTTCCGCAACAACGTAGTGTTCAACTGGGGCTTCCAGAGCATCTACGGCGGTGAAGGCGGCAACCAGAATGTAGTCAACAACTACTTCAAGCCCGGACCCGCTACCAAAAAAGGAGCCGTTCAGTACCGGATCATGGAGCTGACGGCGATTTACTACGATGCCACGGTTCGGCCCGACACGCTCGGGGCGGGTCGCTTTTACGTAGCGGGCAACGTGGTGGAAGGTTTCCCGGCCGCCACCAACGACAACTGGGGGGTAGGCGTCCAGACGAAAGACCTGACCGCAAAAGCCCATGCGAAGGCCGAACAGGCCTTCGTCGTTGCGCCGGTCAACACGCAGTCGGCTAACGATGCCTACGAATCGGTGCTGCAACAGGCGGGTGCCCGGCTTCCGCGCACCGATGCCGTCGATGCGCGGATTCTGGCGCAGGTACGTTCCGGGCAGTGCACCGTGGGTGGCAAGTGGGGTGCCAATACCGGTATCATCGACGCCGCGACGCAGGTAGGCGGCTGGCCCATCCTCAACACCGGCACGGTACCGCCCGACACCGATAAAGACGGCATGCCCGACACCTGGGAAACGGCCCATCACCTCAACCCCAACAACCCCACCGACGGCGCACAGATCGCCAAGGGATCGGCCTACACCAACTTAGAATTGTATTTGAACAGCCTCTAA
- a CDS encoding pectinesterase family protein, whose translation MKTAFWTSLLASMTLALAASKAPKPIVVSADGKGDFTTIQAAIDHVSQADSSGGERVIFIRNGRYPEKLFIDKRHFLTLRGESEKGVQIVCSQARDMWRCDHPDDNGAATLNVNAHDLRFERLTLINDYGFRAKGDTVIACTNESGGAAMAPRTDRFALPREAGETPGTKRVRKDGHQFAMRSFPGAIRLVFKNCTLRALGGDTVSPWDVVNGLYYFKDCTMEGAVDLYCPRGWAYAEGCRFICHNLNAAIWHDGSGAESARTVLKNCTFVGDDGFKLGRYHRDAQFYLIGCRFAQNMADADIYWVTGSPAPPKWGRRVYYYDCHRRGGDYAWHKDNLPIPARDITVAWTFEGKWHPRP comes from the coding sequence ATGAAAACAGCTTTCTGGACGTCGCTTCTGGCCTCGATGACGCTGGCGCTTGCTGCCAGCAAAGCCCCCAAACCCATCGTCGTGTCGGCGGATGGAAAGGGCGATTTTACGACCATTCAGGCGGCAATCGACCACGTTTCCCAAGCCGATTCGTCGGGGGGCGAGCGGGTGATTTTTATCCGAAATGGCCGCTATCCCGAAAAACTGTTCATCGACAAACGGCACTTCCTGACCCTGCGCGGCGAAAGCGAAAAAGGTGTGCAGATTGTGTGTTCGCAGGCCCGCGACATGTGGCGCTGTGACCACCCCGACGATAACGGCGCTGCCACGCTCAACGTAAACGCCCACGACCTGCGTTTCGAGCGGCTCACCCTCATTAACGACTACGGGTTCCGGGCCAAAGGTGACACGGTCATTGCTTGCACCAACGAATCGGGTGGGGCCGCCATGGCACCGCGGACGGATCGGTTTGCGTTGCCCCGGGAAGCGGGCGAAACGCCGGGTACCAAGCGGGTGCGCAAAGATGGGCATCAGTTTGCCATGCGATCGTTTCCGGGGGCGATCCGGCTGGTGTTCAAAAACTGTACACTGCGGGCGCTCGGCGGCGACACCGTCAGCCCCTGGGATGTGGTCAATGGGCTGTATTATTTCAAAGACTGCACGATGGAGGGGGCCGTGGATCTCTATTGTCCGCGCGGCTGGGCCTATGCCGAGGGGTGCCGGTTTATCTGCCACAACCTCAACGCCGCTATCTGGCACGATGGGTCGGGCGCCGAATCGGCCAGGACGGTGCTGAAAAACTGCACGTTTGTGGGTGATGATGGCTTCAAGCTCGGCCGCTACCACCGCGACGCGCAGTTCTACCTCATCGGCTGCCGCTTTGCTCAGAACATGGCCGACGCGGACATTTATTGGGTGACGGGCTCACCCGCCCCGCCGAAGTGGGGCCGCCGCGTTTATTATTACGACTGCCACCGCCGCGGCGGCGACTACGCCTGGCACAAAGACAACCTGCCCATTCCCGCCCGCGACATTACCGTCGCCTGGACCTTCGAGGGTAAATGGCACCCGCGCCCGTAG
- a CDS encoding alpha/beta hydrolase family protein translates to MRYLLFLWLPLATLAQTPYVDSTFRLPVFKRPTSQAEWVNRRTQIRKTIRQLFGAIPPALAKPVVQVRQREQRVGYTVESFTFFNGVDAQVPGLLLIPDGLKGKAPAVLYHHYHGGEYSHGKDELFKKNWVNENGPAEDLVKQGYVVLAIDAYAFGERSGMGPNGPSEKGSNEELTWAKINMWKGRSFWGMMVRDDQMALNYLCTRPEVDARRIAAVGMSMGCLRSFWLAALDDRIRATVAVACITRNAELIRAGRLRAHGIYYYVPALLQHFDNESILACIAPRPLLSLSGDQDQNAPFAGVQYINRAVESVYGIMRAPGRFRYVEYPGVKHEYTPAMWQETLRFLAQTLYP, encoded by the coding sequence ATGCGTTACCTTCTCTTTTTGTGGCTGCCGTTGGCTACGCTGGCGCAGACGCCCTACGTCGATAGCACCTTCCGGCTGCCGGTATTCAAACGGCCAACGAGCCAGGCTGAGTGGGTGAACCGACGTACCCAGATTCGGAAAACCATCCGGCAACTGTTCGGGGCTATTCCGCCAGCGCTGGCAAAGCCCGTCGTTCAGGTACGTCAGCGCGAGCAACGAGTGGGCTACACGGTGGAGTCGTTCACGTTTTTCAATGGCGTCGATGCGCAGGTACCGGGGCTGCTGCTGATTCCCGACGGCCTAAAGGGCAAGGCCCCGGCGGTGCTCTACCACCACTACCACGGCGGCGAGTACAGCCACGGCAAAGACGAACTGTTCAAGAAAAACTGGGTGAACGAAAACGGTCCCGCTGAAGACTTGGTGAAGCAGGGGTACGTGGTGCTGGCCATCGACGCCTACGCCTTTGGCGAACGGTCGGGGATGGGCCCCAACGGGCCGTCGGAAAAAGGCAGTAACGAGGAACTGACCTGGGCCAAAATCAACATGTGGAAAGGCCGTAGTTTCTGGGGCATGATGGTCCGCGACGATCAGATGGCCCTGAATTACCTCTGCACTCGCCCCGAAGTGGATGCCCGCCGCATCGCCGCCGTGGGCATGAGCATGGGGTGCCTGCGGTCGTTCTGGCTGGCGGCGCTCGACGACCGCATCCGGGCCACGGTCGCGGTGGCCTGCATCACCCGCAACGCCGAGCTAATCCGGGCGGGGCGGCTGCGGGCGCATGGCATCTACTACTATGTACCGGCGCTCCTTCAGCATTTTGATAATGAGAGTATTCTGGCCTGCATTGCGCCGCGTCCGCTGCTGTCGCTCTCGGGCGATCAGGATCAGAACGCGCCTTTCGCCGGAGTGCAGTACATCAACCGGGCGGTCGAATCGGTGTATGGGATCATGCGCGCGCCTGGCCGGTTCAGGTACGTTGAATACCCCGGCGTAAAACACGAATACACCCCCGCCATGTGGCAGGAAACACTCCGCTTTCTGGCCCAAACCCTTTACCCATAA
- a CDS encoding glycosyl hydrolase family 28 protein, whose translation MKPVFLFLIAGLLVALRPADERVRVFLCGDSTMAPKLPIDVPETGWGMPFADYFTSVVALQNHAVNGRSTKSFITEGRWANVIGQVRPGDWVLIQFGHNDQKSTDSTRYAAPQTTYRQNLTRFVNEVKAKGGNAVLLTPVMRRKFDANGKFVDQHGEYPGVVKAVAKELGVPLIDLHAKSQAVIEQHGPEGSKVLFMHYPPGMFPKHVKGITDDTHFSPYGAALMASLVAQSLVEQGLPLRNFLKGSDFPEKLAFELPKVYQPYFRKDTFNIARYGSKADGITLNTQAINQAITRCSQAGGGTVLIPEGLWLTGPLVLRSNVNLHLASGALLQFSRNRDDYPIVATTWEGQDAYRCQAPIWGVDLVNVAITGSGVIDGGGEVWRAVKKSKQTASQWAKLVASGGVLDDKKETWYPSAGSMKGAQSPDLARIANGKTPAELTEIRDFLRPNMVSLTRCQYVLLDGVTFQNSPAWTLHPLLCEHVTMRGVTVKNQWYAQNGDGVDLESCRNGLLENCTFDTGDDGITIKSGRDEEGRKRGVPTENFIIRDCRVYQAHGGFVIGSEMSGGVRNMYVSNCQFMGTDVGLRFKTARGRGGVVENIYVNNISMTQIAGEAILFDMYYAAKDPVPQAGDKNELPTIEGKPLNEGTPRFRSFFVHNVSCLGAETGILIRGLPEMPVSNILIENAVLQTRKGLVCIEASDIRLKNVSLLATEPTVMQVQNSQQITLDGITYPKTAERLLKISGDRTKGIRLTNTNVPDQKQLVELGNHVPKGALIR comes from the coding sequence ATGAAGCCCGTTTTCCTGTTCCTGATCGCTGGCCTGCTGGTGGCGCTCCGGCCCGCCGACGAGCGTGTCCGTGTGTTTCTCTGCGGCGATTCGACGATGGCCCCCAAGCTCCCGATCGACGTACCTGAAACCGGCTGGGGTATGCCCTTCGCCGATTACTTTACGTCGGTGGTGGCGCTACAAAACCACGCCGTCAATGGCCGGAGCACCAAAAGTTTCATTACCGAAGGTCGCTGGGCCAACGTGATCGGTCAGGTACGTCCCGGCGACTGGGTGCTGATTCAGTTTGGGCATAACGACCAGAAAAGCACCGACAGCACGCGTTACGCTGCCCCACAAACGACCTACCGGCAGAACCTCACGCGCTTCGTCAACGAGGTGAAGGCCAAAGGCGGTAACGCGGTACTACTAACGCCCGTGATGCGCCGCAAATTCGACGCCAACGGCAAGTTTGTCGATCAGCACGGCGAATACCCCGGCGTGGTGAAGGCCGTCGCCAAGGAACTTGGTGTGCCCCTCATCGACCTGCACGCCAAAAGTCAGGCGGTGATCGAGCAGCACGGCCCCGAAGGCTCGAAGGTGCTGTTCATGCACTACCCGCCGGGTATGTTTCCGAAGCACGTCAAAGGCATTACCGATGATACGCACTTTTCGCCCTACGGCGCGGCGCTGATGGCCAGTTTGGTGGCGCAGAGCCTGGTTGAGCAGGGGCTGCCGCTGCGGAACTTCCTGAAAGGCTCCGATTTTCCCGAAAAGCTGGCGTTCGAACTGCCGAAGGTGTACCAGCCGTATTTCCGCAAAGACACGTTCAACATTGCCCGCTACGGCTCGAAGGCGGATGGCATCACGCTCAACACGCAGGCGATCAATCAGGCCATTACGCGCTGTAGTCAGGCGGGGGGCGGCACCGTGCTCATTCCGGAAGGGCTGTGGCTGACAGGACCGCTGGTGCTGCGGTCCAACGTAAACCTGCACCTGGCGAGCGGGGCGCTGCTTCAGTTCAGCCGCAACCGCGACGACTACCCCATCGTGGCTACCACCTGGGAAGGGCAGGATGCCTACCGTTGTCAGGCACCCATCTGGGGCGTCGATCTGGTCAACGTAGCCATTACCGGTTCGGGCGTGATCGACGGCGGCGGCGAGGTCTGGCGGGCGGTGAAGAAAAGCAAACAGACAGCGTCGCAGTGGGCCAAACTGGTGGCGTCGGGCGGGGTACTCGACGACAAGAAAGAAACGTGGTACCCGTCGGCGGGGTCGATGAAAGGCGCGCAGTCGCCCGATCTGGCCCGGATCGCTAACGGCAAAACCCCCGCCGAGCTGACTGAAATCCGCGATTTTCTGCGGCCCAACATGGTGAGCCTCACCCGCTGCCAGTATGTATTGCTCGACGGCGTTACGTTCCAGAACTCACCGGCCTGGACACTCCACCCGCTGTTGTGTGAGCACGTCACGATGCGCGGCGTAACCGTCAAAAACCAGTGGTATGCGCAGAACGGCGACGGTGTCGACCTGGAGTCGTGCCGCAACGGGCTGCTCGAAAACTGCACCTTCGATACCGGCGACGACGGCATCACGATCAAATCGGGCCGCGACGAAGAAGGGCGCAAACGCGGCGTCCCGACGGAGAACTTCATCATCCGCGACTGCCGGGTCTATCAGGCCCACGGCGGGTTTGTGATCGGCAGCGAGATGTCGGGCGGCGTGCGGAATATGTACGTTTCCAACTGCCAGTTTATGGGTACCGACGTGGGGCTGCGGTTCAAAACGGCGCGGGGCCGGGGGGGCGTCGTCGAAAATATTTACGTCAACAACATCAGCATGACGCAGATTGCGGGCGAGGCCATCCTGTTCGATATGTATTATGCCGCCAAAGACCCGGTGCCGCAGGCGGGCGACAAAAACGAACTGCCGACAATTGAGGGTAAGCCGCTCAACGAAGGTACGCCCCGGTTCCGGTCATTTTTCGTACACAACGTCAGCTGCCTCGGCGCCGAAACGGGCATCCTGATCCGGGGTTTGCCCGAAATGCCCGTCAGTAATATCCTGATCGAAAATGCCGTGCTGCAAACCCGCAAAGGGCTGGTGTGCATCGAAGCGTCGGACATCCGCCTGAAAAATGTGTCGTTGTTAGCTACCGAACCGACCGTCATGCAGGTGCAGAACAGTCAACAGATCACACTCGATGGCATAACGTACCCAAAAACCGCCGAGCGGCTGCTCAAGATCTCGGGCGACCGCACGAAAGGCATTCGCCTGACGAACACCAACGTACCTGACCAAAAACAACTGGTCGAACTGGGCAACCACGTACCCAAAGGCGCGCTCATCCGGTAG
- a CDS encoding LacI family DNA-binding transcriptional regulator — MEAITIKDIARALNLSTSTVSRALRGSYEISPETKRLVMEYAERMEYRPNPIALSLKANRSKVLGVVVPQIANHFFSQAINGIEAIAYNRGYHVIIMQSHENYEREAIAVQQAVSRKVDGLLLSLSSQTVDVSHLQTLHDKQFPMVLFDRVAPSLNVPKITADNYEGAFAATEHLIRTGRRRIAHISIPAHVSITQERLAGYRDALQKHGLPYDETLVRHMGLGQHEMAPVVRELLGQSPPPDAFFTASDRLALGCMEALRLLGVRIPEQVALVGFTNVTVAHLLAPALTTIEQPAIEIGQLAAERLIDLIERPQHKTTTGVQKLPTRLVVRASTGSVTVAE, encoded by the coding sequence ATGGAGGCTATCACCATAAAAGACATTGCCCGGGCCCTGAACCTGTCTACCTCGACGGTGTCGAGAGCCCTGCGGGGCAGCTACGAAATCAGCCCCGAAACGAAGCGTCTGGTGATGGAGTATGCCGAGCGGATGGAGTATCGCCCCAACCCGATTGCGTTGAGCCTGAAGGCCAACCGAAGCAAGGTGCTGGGGGTGGTGGTGCCGCAGATCGCCAACCATTTCTTCTCGCAGGCCATCAACGGTATCGAGGCCATCGCCTACAACCGGGGCTACCACGTCATTATCATGCAGAGCCACGAGAACTACGAGCGCGAGGCCATTGCCGTGCAGCAGGCGGTGAGCCGGAAGGTCGACGGGCTATTGCTGTCGCTGTCGAGTCAGACCGTCGACGTGTCGCATTTGCAGACGCTGCACGACAAGCAGTTTCCGATGGTGCTGTTCGATCGGGTGGCACCTTCGCTCAACGTACCCAAGATCACCGCCGATAACTACGAAGGCGCGTTTGCCGCCACCGAGCACCTGATTCGCACGGGCCGCCGCCGCATTGCGCACATCAGCATTCCGGCCCACGTGTCGATCACGCAGGAACGGCTGGCCGGCTACCGGGACGCCCTCCAGAAACATGGCCTGCCTTACGACGAAACGCTGGTGCGGCACATGGGGCTGGGGCAACATGAAATGGCGCCGGTCGTGCGGGAGTTGCTGGGCCAGTCGCCCCCGCCCGATGCGTTCTTTACCGCCAGCGACCGGCTGGCGCTTGGGTGCATGGAGGCCCTGCGCCTGCTGGGGGTTCGTATCCCCGAGCAGGTGGCGCTGGTCGGCTTTACCAACGTGACGGTGGCCCACCTGCTGGCCCCAGCGCTCACCACCATCGAGCAGCCGGCCATCGAGATCGGGCAGCTGGCCGCCGAACGACTCATCGACCTGATTGAGCGGCCGCAGCACAAAACCACGACGGGTGTCCAGAAACTACCCACCCGGCTGGTCGTCCGGGCATCGACGGGATCGGTAACTGTAGCGGAGTAA
- a CDS encoding tagaturonate reductase, with protein MHLSADYVLNHPPATAAQRPPAALLQLPEKVLQFGTGALLRGLPDYLIDKANRQGLFNGRIVAVKSTEGGDLAAFRRQDSLYTLCIRGVDQGQLIDETVVCSAISRVLSAKRDWAEILRVAANPDLQLVLSNTTEVGIQLVQDNIRQAPPQSFPGKLLAVLYARYGAFAGDPARGLVIVPTELIPENGTRLEAIVLELAHRNGLEAAFIDWLESANTFCNSLVDRIVPGAPDSATQPQWHARLGYTDALLIITEPYRLWAIELPTESDSEQVRSALSFQAADRGIWVQPDITLFRELKLRLLNGAHTLSCGLAQLAGCQTVRDTMQHQTLAAYVRSLLLAELVPGMPYALDDKLVQRFALDTLDRFQNPYIEHRWLSITLNYSAKMQARVVPTLLHYQARFSTVPRYMALGLAGYLCFTRPLYQHKGVWYGDENGTPYPIQDERAAYFAELWQTTPPEALVLTVLRNRSLWGHDLTQLPGLTDAVTTYLTDLLTAGVTPTVATLFTRPESIPL; from the coding sequence ATGCACCTGTCAGCCGACTACGTCCTCAATCACCCGCCCGCCACGGCGGCTCAACGCCCCCCCGCTGCGCTGCTGCAACTGCCCGAAAAGGTGCTGCAATTTGGTACCGGTGCCCTGCTGCGTGGTCTGCCCGACTACCTGATCGACAAAGCCAACCGGCAGGGGTTGTTCAACGGGCGGATCGTCGCGGTGAAATCGACGGAGGGCGGCGATTTGGCGGCCTTTCGGCGGCAGGACAGCCTGTATACCCTTTGCATCCGGGGCGTCGATCAGGGGCAGCTGATCGACGAAACCGTTGTTTGCTCGGCCATCAGCCGCGTGCTGTCGGCCAAACGCGACTGGGCCGAAATCCTGCGCGTGGCCGCCAACCCCGACCTGCAACTGGTTCTTTCCAACACCACCGAAGTCGGCATTCAACTGGTGCAGGACAACATCCGGCAGGCCCCCCCGCAGTCGTTTCCAGGGAAGCTGCTGGCCGTACTCTATGCCCGCTATGGGGCGTTTGCGGGCGATCCGGCGCGCGGGCTGGTCATTGTCCCGACCGAACTTATCCCCGAGAACGGCACCCGGCTGGAGGCCATCGTGCTCGAGCTGGCCCACCGCAACGGGCTGGAGGCAGCGTTTATCGATTGGCTCGAATCGGCCAATACATTCTGTAACTCGCTGGTCGATCGGATTGTACCCGGCGCCCCGGATTCCGCCACGCAGCCGCAATGGCACGCCCGGCTTGGCTATACCGATGCCCTGCTGATCATTACGGAACCCTACCGGCTCTGGGCCATCGAACTGCCCACTGAGAGTGACTCCGAACAGGTACGTTCGGCCTTGTCGTTTCAGGCGGCCGACCGGGGCATCTGGGTGCAGCCCGACATCACGCTCTTTCGGGAACTGAAGTTGCGGCTGCTCAACGGGGCGCACACCCTCAGTTGCGGGCTGGCTCAACTCGCGGGTTGCCAGACCGTGCGCGACACCATGCAACACCAGACGCTGGCGGCTTATGTGCGCAGCCTGCTGCTGGCCGAACTCGTGCCGGGCATGCCCTACGCGCTGGACGACAAACTGGTGCAGCGATTCGCGCTCGACACCCTCGATCGATTCCAGAACCCTTATATCGAGCACCGCTGGCTGTCGATCACGCTGAATTATTCGGCCAAAATGCAGGCGCGCGTGGTGCCCACGCTGCTGCACTATCAGGCCCGTTTTAGTACGGTGCCGCGCTATATGGCGCTGGGGCTGGCGGGGTATTTGTGCTTCACCCGCCCCCTTTACCAGCACAAGGGTGTGTGGTACGGCGACGAGAACGGCACCCCCTACCCCATTCAGGATGAACGTGCTGCTTATTTCGCCGAGCTGTGGCAAACCACCCCGCCCGAGGCCCTCGTGCTCACGGTGTTACGAAATCGCTCGCTATGGGGGCACGACCTCACCCAACTACCCGGCCTGACCGACGCCGTAACCACGTACCTGACCGACCTGCTCACCGCCGGGGTTACGCCTACCGTGGCTACGTTGTTCACCCGCCCCGAATCGATCCCGCTATGA